In Bifidobacterium actinocoloniiforme DSM 22766, a genomic segment contains:
- the dnaX gene encoding DNA polymerase III subunit gamma/tau yields the protein MALALYRRYRPDTFDGVIGQKQVTVPLSRALDAGKLTHAYLFSGPRGCGKTSSARIFARGVNCVKGPTSHPCGECDSCRDLATGGPGSIDVVEIDAASHNGVDDARELRERAGFAPVRDRYKIFILDEAHMVTQQGFNALLKIVEEPPEHVMFIFATTEPEKVISTIRSRTHHYPFRLVPQEVMEPYLESICEDEKIEAEPGVLKLAMRAGGGSVRDTLSVLDQLMVGADQGEITYDAAVTLLGYTPESLIGEAIDAVIEGDGPKLYGVVQHVVIGGFEPKRFVEDLLQRVRDLLVLTLAGAKAEGVLSEDAGVEGTGDMERQAKALGMGRLTRIADIIDDALASMSGAISPRMRLELLAARLLVPDSELAPTAASDGRAGTSMVGAPAGAGFIGAKRQNPSAPRGDGRQEQAPGPSPVAQGPTQSGAPRPAPQVQAQPSGHADQSVDQRWDALVAALPDGVKEYVVREKVPRVALRRNPKGRLVLALTFDQPLSQHAFALAVAARAVDGETKVPNIVMVRARQEFGPDTMIAPSGVAANGEKVESVARMSPERRSEVKKRIALARTNMSAMNLGVGVAPHTASEAAGQPHARGQQHSSQGSAQEGESAGDASDSDAHHASGPGSDAGRNASGSEPVDQGAGPSGGPIQGSSPLSAAGFASTESYVRPDELDDDDPWATPSSPTVDLGPHGGADGSQSQDQEEAEAERKARKMGLPDLSDQDDPWASHLASNPASVQTQAPDQTPVLRQDSAQAAEASAETSRVVDHPTPIEDAPQSAPVEAPAAPVADTPASPGPDGDHGSFVPPDRPQSDPQVPPDEDEYSLNDARQGEESLMGPKELAKMFDVKKVEDLSADDPKNPLNINKRKRQQGFEQ from the coding sequence ATGGCACTAGCACTGTATCGCCGGTATCGCCCGGACACCTTTGACGGGGTAATCGGCCAGAAGCAGGTCACCGTCCCCCTTTCCCGCGCCTTGGATGCGGGAAAGCTGACCCACGCCTACTTGTTCTCCGGGCCCCGGGGGTGCGGTAAGACCTCCAGTGCCCGCATCTTCGCCCGCGGCGTCAACTGCGTCAAGGGACCCACCAGCCATCCGTGCGGCGAGTGCGATAGCTGCCGGGACCTGGCGACCGGCGGTCCAGGCTCCATCGACGTGGTGGAGATCGACGCGGCCAGCCACAACGGGGTAGATGACGCGCGCGAACTGCGTGAGAGGGCCGGATTCGCCCCGGTGCGCGACCGCTACAAGATTTTCATCCTCGATGAGGCCCACATGGTCACTCAGCAAGGATTCAACGCCCTGCTCAAGATCGTGGAGGAGCCCCCCGAGCATGTGATGTTCATCTTCGCCACCACCGAGCCGGAGAAGGTCATCTCGACCATCCGCTCCCGCACCCACCACTACCCCTTCCGCCTGGTGCCCCAAGAGGTCATGGAGCCGTATCTGGAGAGCATTTGCGAGGATGAGAAGATCGAAGCCGAGCCTGGCGTGCTCAAGTTGGCCATGCGGGCCGGGGGCGGTTCGGTGCGCGACACCCTCTCTGTACTCGACCAGCTGATGGTGGGCGCCGACCAGGGCGAAATCACCTACGACGCGGCCGTGACGCTCCTGGGGTACACGCCCGAGAGTCTGATCGGTGAGGCCATCGACGCTGTCATCGAGGGGGACGGTCCCAAGCTCTATGGGGTTGTACAGCATGTTGTGATTGGTGGGTTCGAGCCCAAGCGCTTCGTTGAGGACCTCCTGCAACGGGTGCGCGACCTTCTGGTCCTGACCTTGGCTGGGGCCAAGGCCGAAGGCGTGCTGAGCGAGGATGCGGGCGTCGAGGGAACCGGCGACATGGAGCGGCAGGCCAAGGCCCTCGGCATGGGCAGGCTCACACGGATAGCCGACATCATCGACGACGCGTTGGCTTCGATGTCTGGGGCAATTTCGCCACGTATGAGGTTGGAGCTGCTGGCGGCCCGCCTCTTGGTGCCGGACTCGGAGCTGGCGCCTACCGCGGCTAGTGATGGGCGGGCGGGCACTTCCATGGTTGGGGCTCCTGCTGGCGCTGGCTTCATCGGGGCGAAACGGCAGAACCCATCTGCGCCTCGGGGCGATGGCAGGCAAGAGCAAGCGCCTGGGCCAAGTCCGGTGGCCCAGGGGCCGACGCAATCCGGCGCACCGCGGCCCGCGCCCCAGGTTCAGGCGCAGCCCTCCGGCCACGCGGATCAGAGCGTTGACCAGCGCTGGGACGCTCTAGTAGCGGCCCTGCCTGATGGCGTCAAGGAATACGTGGTTCGGGAGAAAGTGCCCCGGGTGGCCCTGCGTCGAAATCCGAAAGGGCGCTTGGTCCTGGCATTGACCTTCGACCAGCCGTTGAGCCAGCACGCTTTCGCTCTGGCCGTCGCCGCACGAGCGGTGGACGGTGAGACCAAGGTGCCCAACATCGTGATGGTCCGGGCCCGCCAGGAGTTTGGCCCCGACACGATGATCGCCCCGTCGGGCGTGGCCGCAAACGGTGAGAAGGTGGAGTCGGTGGCCAGGATGAGCCCCGAGCGCCGCTCTGAAGTGAAGAAGCGGATAGCCCTGGCCCGGACCAACATGTCCGCGATGAACCTGGGCGTCGGCGTCGCTCCCCACACAGCTAGTGAGGCCGCCGGGCAGCCCCATGCCAGAGGCCAGCAGCACTCAAGCCAGGGTTCCGCGCAGGAAGGGGAGTCCGCTGGAGACGCCTCCGACTCCGACGCTCACCACGCCAGTGGTCCGGGTTCGGACGCTGGCCGTAATGCGTCGGGCAGCGAGCCGGTAGATCAGGGTGCAGGCCCTTCCGGCGGCCCCATCCAGGGGTCGTCGCCCTTGTCTGCCGCTGGTTTCGCTTCGACCGAGTCGTATGTCAGGCCGGACGAGCTGGATGATGATGACCCGTGGGCCACCCCTTCGTCACCCACCGTGGATTTAGGGCCTCACGGCGGTGCTGACGGGTCGCAGAGCCAAGACCAAGAGGAGGCTGAGGCCGAGCGCAAGGCCCGCAAGATGGGCTTGCCCGACCTCAGCGACCAGGACGATCCCTGGGCCAGTCACTTAGCATCGAACCCTGCCTCAGTCCAGACCCAAGCCCCGGATCAGACCCCGGTCCTAAGGCAAGACTCAGCTCAAGCAGCGGAGGCCTCGGCCGAGACGTCGAGGGTCGTCGACCATCCAACGCCTATCGAGGACGCGCCGCAGTCAGCGCCGGTCGAGGCGCCCGCCGCGCCCGTGGCGGACACCCCTGCCTCGCCGGGCCCCGACGGCGATCACGGGAGCTTCGTGCCGCCGGATCGTCCCCAGTCCGACCCGCAGGTGCCTCCTGACGAGGATGAGTATTCCCTCAATGACGCCAGGCAGGGCGAGGAATCGCTGATGGGGCCGAAAGAGCTGGCCAAGATGTTCGATGTTAAAAAAGTGGAGGATTTGAGCGCAGACGATCCAAAGAACCCTCTGAACATTAACAAACGCAAGCGGCAGCAAGGATTTGAGCAGTAA
- a CDS encoding Rv3654c family TadE-like protein: MSSANLPTGRLPAVLRRADRGSGTAMGVMLVAIVALGLVLVATLGNILVCQSRARTAADASALAAASALDEGSGAPCSAATTVATANKASLASCQVEGQDALVRVEVATQVPFATQVSKEARAGPRDCP, encoded by the coding sequence ATGAGTAGCGCCAACCTCCCAACCGGCCGCCTGCCCGCCGTCCTGCGTCGGGCCGACCGGGGCTCCGGTACCGCGATGGGGGTCATGCTGGTCGCCATCGTGGCGCTGGGGTTGGTTTTAGTGGCTACGCTGGGCAACATCCTGGTCTGCCAGTCGCGGGCGAGGACCGCCGCCGATGCCTCGGCCCTGGCGGCCGCGTCCGCCCTGGACGAAGGTTCGGGCGCGCCATGCTCCGCTGCGACTACAGTAGCGACGGCCAACAAGGCCAGCTTGGCCTCCTGCCAGGTGGAAGGGCAGGATGCGCTCGTGCGCGTGGAAGTGGCCACCCAGGTGCCTTTCGCCACGCAAGTGTCCAAAGAGGCCAGGGCCGGGCCGCGTGACTGCCCGTGA
- a CDS encoding TadE family type IV pilus minor pilin — MTAEFAVVLPAVVAVAALLLGLTQTVCVSLSCQDAARSAAREVVIHRGEGDPSGVASRVAGGSAATSLERSDQQVKVSVSCPVLSTPLGVLPGRVNGSAVAMLDE; from the coding sequence GTGACAGCGGAGTTCGCGGTGGTCCTGCCGGCGGTCGTGGCTGTCGCCGCCCTCCTTCTAGGCCTCACCCAGACGGTCTGCGTCTCGCTGAGCTGCCAGGACGCGGCCCGGTCGGCTGCCCGGGAGGTGGTCATCCACCGGGGCGAGGGGGATCCCTCAGGCGTGGCCAGCAGGGTGGCGGGAGGTTCGGCGGCGACCTCCTTGGAGCGTTCCGACCAGCAGGTCAAGGTATCCGTCTCCTGCCCGGTCCTGTCCACCCCGCTGGGCGTCCTGCCCGGACGGGTCAACGGCTCAGCGGTGGCGATGCTCGATGAGTAG
- a CDS encoding DUF4244 domain-containing protein: protein MSVSHFIPVAIATQPAMTLVPMHREQAARETVWAGLRFVAMTVYLACVRPLRRISIPLRRLGRRLSDKALRLVCSLQSRVHALAAEPESGAATAEYAVVLIAATAFAGLLLAILKSGTARELLLALVKRALSVA from the coding sequence ATGTCAGTCTCGCATTTCATCCCAGTTGCCATCGCAACCCAACCAGCCATGACCCTCGTCCCCATGCATCGTGAGCAAGCGGCTCGGGAAACGGTCTGGGCGGGTCTCCGCTTCGTCGCTATGACGGTTTACCTGGCCTGCGTCCGACCCTTGCGCAGGATCTCCATCCCGCTGCGCAGGCTGGGTCGCCGGCTCTCGGACAAGGCCCTACGGCTGGTCTGCTCCCTCCAATCCCGCGTCCATGCGTTGGCTGCCGAACCTGAGTCCGGCGCCGCCACCGCCGAGTACGCGGTCGTCCTGATCGCCGCCACAGCATTCGCTGGGCTCCTTCTGGCCATCCTCAAATCCGGCACCGCTCGTGAGCTTCTGCTGGCTTTGGTCAAGCGGGCGCTCAGTGTGGCCTGA